The following proteins are co-located in the Poecile atricapillus isolate bPoeAtr1 chromosome 20, bPoeAtr1.hap1, whole genome shotgun sequence genome:
- the AMBP gene encoding protein AMBP, with amino-acid sequence MIIWGLLSLLLFTVAHGTPIGDQDEDIQVQENFEAERMYGKWFDIAIGTTCKWMKNYKEKFSMGTLVLGPGPSADQISTTSTRLRQHDCTQVSGEYQKTSIPGKYTYYNPKWDVSIQSYVLRTNYEEYAVILMKKKSSFGPSTTLKLYGRSPELRDDLIESFHHLALEMGIPEDSIFILVNRGECVPQETENAPQRARRAVLPLEEGSAAGPLPTYTGNKEDSCWLSRDPGPCSGMLSRFFYNSSSMACETFLYGGCLGNGNNFYSEKECLQACRSEAACRLPIVPGPCQALVTRWAFDAAQGKCITFSYGGCKGNGNQFYSEKECKEYCGAPQLAEDEEFLHLSN; translated from the exons ATGATTATTTGGGgtctcctttccctcctcctcttcactGTGGCTCATGGAACCCCCATCGGAGACCAGGATGAAGATATCCAAGTGCAGGAGAATTTTGAGGCTGAGCGG ATGTACGGAAAGTGGTTTGACATCGCCATTGGCACGACCTGCAAATGGATGAAGAACTACAAGGAGAAGTTCAGCATGGGCACGCTGGTGCTGGGCCCTGGCCCCAGTGCTGACCAGATCAGCACTACCAGCACCAGGCTGCG gCAACATGACTGCACCCAAGTCTCAGGGGAGTACCAGAAAACCAGCATCCCTGGCAAATACACCTACTACAACCCCA AATGGGATGTGTCTATCCAGTCCTACGTGCTCCGTACCAACTATGAAGAATATGCTGTCATTCTgatgaagaagaaaagcagttttgGTCCAAGCACCACCCTGAAGCTGTATG GGAGGAGTCCGGAGCTGCGGGACGACCTCATCGAGTCCTTCCATCACCTGGCTCTGGAGATGGGCATCCCTGAAGACTCCATCTTCATCCTGGTCAACAGAG GTGAATGTGTTCCTCAGGAGACTGAAAATGCTCCACAG AGGGCACGGAGAGCAGTCCTGCCCCTGGAGGAGGGCTCAGCCGCAGGACCCCTGCCCACTTACACTGGCAATAAGGAAG ACTCGTGCTGGCTGAGCCGGGACCCTGGGCCCTGCAGCGGGATGCTCTCCCGCTTCTTCTACAACTCCTCCTCCATGGCCTGTGAAACTTTCCTCTACGGAGGCTGTCTGGGCAACGGCAACAACTTCTACTCAGAAAAGGAGTGCCTGCAGGCGTGCCGGAGCGAGG ctgcctgcaggcTGCCCATTGTCCCAGGTCCCTGCCAGGCACTGGTGACACGCTGGGcctttgatgcagcccagggcaaGTGCATCACCTTCAGCTATGGGGGCTGCAAGGGCAATGGGAACCAGTTCTACTCGGAGAAGGAGTGCAAGGAGTACTGCGGGGCTCCTCAGCTGGCAG AGGATGAGGAGTTCCTGCATCTCTCGAACTGA